The genomic interval ACAAGATTCTTGTATAACATACGTGTTAGGTTTGATATGAAAATTCACCGAATCAAGACGGCTTTCAAGTATTTCAAAGGCTTTGCTAAAGATTAATttctttaacattttcatACGATAACTTATGCTCTCTTCTATTAATTATTCGTAGCTTTGCAGCAatgtgcaattgcaatgcgATGGATTATCAAACCTTGCGCCATGTTTCCATGGCAACTATGTGTTATAGTGGGCTGACATATTCTCTGCCTGCAGCAGAAACAAcctttaatttgcatattacCTTTTCATCGAAAACCCGTGCATATTTGTCATCAATATGTCTCTCAATATTACCCTTATTTCTGAGTGACAAAAAACGCTGAATTATTTATCGGACAGGCCACGAACAAAGTTTTTGAGCTGGGGTTGAGGTTAGAAATTTTGGTATTCTGTTAAGGCTTTtagttcgtttgttttttgttaaaatgtatAAACTATTTTGGTTGACACTCGCACACAAAGCAAAATGTAACAGGAAAGCGCATATTGTTGTTGAAGCTCTAAAAACTATAAACTTTCCATCATGAGTGAATATCAGTTCTTTTCGTTTCGTATTCGCTTGCTTTAggttaatttgtaatttgttttcatgCTATTGAAAAGCTTATCAATTccgcaatttgttgttgccagttgcaaaaattatttttaaacactGCACGCTGAATGTCAAGGGGTCAACAGTTGAGAGGCGGTTCGCTGCCCAGTTGGTTACTGGGTTTCGTTCGGGACATTTATCAGTCTCAAACGTGGCCAACTGGCACAGTGAATGCTAATTTTTAGTTTGCCATATTTTCTTAAACATGGTTTTCTTTTCGTGATGTCACTTGGCGTCATCGCCCGCTGCGATCGAAAATTTATGCAGATATTTTCATGGCATCATTTCAAGCGACGACGGGTGCAATGCACTCGTGTtcgtgtttatgtgtgtgtgtgtgtgcgagtgtgtgtgtgtgttgtatgtGTGGTTAGTGTGTGTGGACGTAGTTTGTTTCTTGGCACACACAACTAAAAGAAAACGTGGCCAAGTCGCAGCGGctcaaagccaaagccaaaacaataaaagagcCAATGACTCGGCCACTTTGTAACTCTCGTTGGTGTtgcttagttgttgttgttgttgttgttgttgttatagttgCTGGCGCTTGTCTGCCAAAGAAAGTTCCGTTGAACCGTCAGCTAATGGTTTATTTAAGCTGCAGCCACGTTGTTGTggttactgttgctgttgcggtttGCGTGCatctaattataatttttcatatttgggccccaaaaagtaggcaacagttTTTCTGGCTTATAACTTTAGCTTCGTCTGCGTGCCCAAGCTAATGTTTTCAAACGCTTACGGCTGGCCAAACTGCATTCCCCTATGCCACGAAGCACACTTTTATCAAAAACTATAGACTGGCAAATTGCGGAAGGGAAGAAGGTAGAGATAGAGAGATATGAGGACCCACTCAACTTCCCGTGCAACTTTTACAATTGCGCGCACAATTTCCATGCAATTAGCTGAAAACAAATACGTTGAACAACGACAAGCACTAGGAGAATATGAACAAGATAAAAGTATATGTACATAGTAGCCAGCGTGTACTTCATGAACAAAGCTTGTCAATTAATAGTGGCGAGCATTGACTGCAGGGCTGGCTGCAGCTGAAAGTTggccaaacaaaatgaataaaacaGAAGTGAACCAAACAGTGGAGAAAAGGATAGCAGAAGGGGACTTCCCTGTCACTTGGCAGCTGGCATTGTAAATGTAgtgaaaatgtcaaaaagcGAACACTAACATAGGGACACAAAAAGCAATTTTATGCACCCATTgaacccaacaacaacaacaacaagtgggTTGGGTCTGAGTCTGCGTCGGAGTCTGAGTTTAGGTCTGGGTCGGATCTGAGCCTGGGCCTGGGACAGTAGCTGCCGACAGTTGACGCAATAATTTTAACAAGCTTCGCCCACACAAAGGCAAAGAGCAAGGCGGCGAGCACGGGCGAGAGGATGGTTTTCTATTACTCATACGACGCGTGTGCATTGTCAAACATTTATGACGTCCGTGACCCTTTGTCGGCGTCGTCTTACAAAGACCCCGTCGCGTGTCGTCATCATTGTCATTTGTCAGGCCAAGCAACAAACAGCCAATTGATGACCACGGACAACGCCCCAAGTAAAGTGCATTAACAGGGTATATTCAGTGCTGACAAGTGCTCGTAACGAGCAGCCAAAGGCGTCTAAAATAAGCTAATGAATTCGCGCGTGGAACGTTCAGAGTCCATCAATTATCAATGCCTCTTCTTTACGGACTAGCCAGTTAATATCCACCAGAAATAGAAACTATTTTTATCTCTTCTTACTTTAGTCTTAAACGTTTACACACTCAAGTTGAGTTGAACATAAAGTTGATGTAACTAATTAAtattgtaataggataagagcatcattggtaaccctagccagggtattatagtgtcactatctatgttaattataacagtacgataagtaaatatcgataaagaaaagcggctgcagagaagaagtggaaggcagtctctcgacagtactagcagtaagaagacgtgttgttaaaaataaaaaggcaacccgaacataagttaaatcaacgaagaaaatcatactattacaatatcagaagtgggattgactcaaaaaaaaaaaaaaaaaacacaacaaaatggaaaatataaatataaatgacgtgtcaatagcgacattgaaaagttggttggcattactaaatttgccaacagagggtaccaaaactgagctgatggcgagattaaataaggtaccagtggatatccgagacgatgctgcaaaggaacttgaagttcaacgtaacaaggaacagacaattgaggctcaaaatgagttgcaaaacataatgcaacaacagcgtgacgaaatagcaaatggcgccgagatgctgaaattgatgcgtctcgaaattgaagcgtctcgaaaattcctagaagaatttcaagtaacggtgaaccgcaactcgcacatcggcgggagcgacgggggagagcaagaaagtgaagtcggcgatttattgcagctagaggatggtcacactgaagaaagaccacggtcgacggatggcaacgctggtgcagctgattacactggaacggatggcaacgctggtgcagctgatcacgctggtgcagcgggcaacgctggggcagctggaaggatcgacgaaagtggcaacgctgtcggaggcaacttaaataattgcatccaaactggagcgatgatgttagccaaggaaattttattagaatttactggagaaagtgaggtgcgtaaatgggtaatgcaattcttcaatgtggccaagatctacagactaaatgatatgcaacagcacttgctttgtataagcaaattgaaaggcggtgctttgaagtggttgcatgcagaccctatgcgcatcattgctccgattgacgagatgctaaatcaattggttttggccttcgggggaggattttcgaagtcggaactacgacagaagttcgaggatcgggtttggaaaccagatgaggtgttcgccacatattttagcgaaaaaagcatattggcacaggacatcaacattgatgtagaggagttaatggagggtattattcgaggcataccttgcgaaaacttgcgcactcaagctagtatgcattgctttaccaatccggctcaaattttacgtgcgtttgcagctataaagttgccaattaaacgggtacgaaaccatgtagtgaaacaaactgcacaggaagcacaggcggacaaacaacaacgttgctacaattgcaatgttaagggccattgggccaaagattgtttaaagcccaaacgggaggcaggatcttgctatgcgtgcggctcaaaggatcatttaatagcaggatgtccaaataaaaagtatgatatggaaaacaaatatgtaagatacttaagaattcattttagtaactcatttaacaaatcaataattgcagaatgccttatagactctggcagccctatttcatttttaaaggaaaagtttgtgccattaaaagtaaagcgtatgccagatgcaaattcgtatgtaggtttaaatgaaagtaaattgaaaaattttggaaaaattttatgttttatgaagaaaaagttaataaatgtttattttaatgttataattgtggcaaatgagtctatgaggtatgacgctgtgcttggtagagattttatggattcttttggtttaaatattgatttaagaacattaaaaattgtgaacgggcataaagttgatcaccagaataatggtaaaaatgatatcatagctacaagctacaaagaaaaacaaaaaaaagtggacgatgaagatatcaaacacgagcaaaatgaaactatattgttaaatgataaaatcgttaataaggaaatagtcagtaatgaaactggtagtgatgaattagttagtgagaaaattgttagtccggaaacgcttggtgataaagttggtagtgatgagatagttagaaataaaataattagtggtgaaatagttagaaatgaagtgattgggatcgaaactgttagtgatgagatagttagttatggagagcttaagctcgaacctgatagtgaagaagttgttagtgatgaaattatctataatcaaaccgggattgaaaaagtgattatagaagatataggaaacagtgcagttaaaattaataatcatgttaatgaagcgccagtgaatagcgaaatcatgggagtgttagaagagaattttgagaaggatatcttaacaataagttgggaagattctaacaaaagagaaaatatatatattttaagtgaagatattgattacagcacaaagtgtgaatttgaaaatttatttgaaaatacttatgtaaaagcgaaaaggccaaatcagccaaaattaagacatgagttaagcataagattagaaaacgacaaagtatttaattgtacacctaggcggttatcttatatggaaaaagaaaagttgcaagaattattagacgactatttaaaagatggaatcattaggccaagttgttcagagtatgcatcacctatagtactagtgaagaaaaaaactggagacatgaggttatgtattgattttagaagactgaacaaaattatatgtagagacaactacccgctaccattgatcgacgatttattagacagactatgcggaaaaacagtattttcaaagttggatctaaaaaacgggtattttcatgtttttgttaatgagcaatctattaaatatacttcatttgttacccctttaggacaatatgaatttcttaggatgcccatgggtttaaaaactgcgccacatgtatttcaaagatttgttaataacatattttgtgatatgataaaagataataaggtaattgtttacatggatgatattatgatagcaagtacaaacataaaggaacacatggagaccttaaaggaagtgtttataagactggtgcaaaacaaattagagttgaaattagataagtgtgaattttttaaaagcagcgttaaatatttaggatttgtggtggatagtaaaggcgttagggctgatgaaaaagggttagaagcggttaaatcctttccaataccaaacaaaattcagggagtacaaagtttcctagggttatgctcctacttcaggaggttcattttaaacttttctatattagctaaacccttatatgatttattgaaaaaagataagaaattcaagtttggagaagaggagtttaagtgttttaatatgttaaaagataaattgttagaggcgccagtactatcaatatataattacaaagaagaaatagaactacattgtgatgccagcgcagtgggatttggggctgttttatttcaaaaaaaagaagataggaaattacacccgattttttatttttctaaaagaacaaccgaagtagagtctaaatatcatagttttgagttagaaacgctagccatcatttacgcattacgcagatttcgtatatatctgcagggaaaacgatttaaaataatgacagattgcaactctttaactttaacgcttaacaaaatagatttaaatccgagaattgctagatgggcgttagaactacaaaattacgattttgagttagtgcatagatcgggcaagcaaatgcaacatgtggatgcgttaagcagatgttatgaggacattttagttattgaatccaatagttttgaggacaatttagttatttgccaaagcaaagatgacaaactggtagatattagaaagatgttagaaaaagaagagcacaagctattcgaaatgagaaatggggtcatttacagaaaaacaaatgatggcagattagttttttatgtaccaaaggatatggaagaacatgtactttacaaatatcatgatgagttgggacatgctgggagagataagatgatcgatgccattggaaagagttactggttcccatatattaaggaaaaagcaataaagcatatagggaattgtttaaaatgcattgccttcgcccccaagacgggtaagagtgaaggactattacatagcataccgaaaggaaacaaaccgtgggagatgatccatatagaccattatggaccaattaatgcaggaagggctaataaatatatattggcggtggttgacggattttcaaaatttgttagactatatacagcaaagacaacaagtacgaaagaagcgattaaggcattaaaagattatttcagagcgtatagtagacctaagttcattgtatcggacagagggagttgttttactgcaaaagagtttgatgaatttttaaaaaatgagggagtaacgcatattaaaatagcaacgggttgtccgcaagcaaatggtcaggtggaaaggttgaatagagacttgggtccgatgatggcaaaaatggcggagccagaaaatggtttacattgggatgttattatagaaaatgttgaatatgcaataaacaacacacaacacaaaagcataaagaaatttccaagcgaaatgttattcggattacaacagaaaggaaaagttgttgatgaattaaaagaaaaattagaagagtttacacaggtgaacacgtgtgataaaagaaatttagaaaatataagaaagagtggagaaatatatcaaaaagaagctcaaatcagaaatgaagagcggattaataaaaagaagaaagtatcagtagaatataaaataggtgactatgtcatggtaaaaaattttgatagcacaccaggagtttcaaaaaagttaataccaagatataaagggccttatagtatagaaaagattttaaaaaatgatagatacttgttaaaggatgtagaaggctttcaattatctcgcaacccgtacgttggtatctggaatagccaaaactttaagcattggatgcgaaaataggcaataagcattagttataaagatagatacacatataaaagacagagatcgggagctctctttgtcaggatggccgagttgtaataggataagagcatcattggtaaccctagccaggg from Drosophila virilis strain 15010-1051.87 chromosome 2, Dvir_AGI_RSII-ME, whole genome shotgun sequence carries:
- the LOC138910921 gene encoding uncharacterized protein isoform X1, whose amino-acid sequence is MENININDVSIATLKSWLALLNLPTEGTKTELMARLNKVPVDIRDDAAKELEVQRNKEQTIEAQNELQNIMQQQRDEIANGAEMLKLMRLEIEASRKFLEEFQVTVNRNSHIGGSDGGEQESEVGDLLQLEDGHTEERPRSTDGNAGAADYTGTDGNAGAADHAGAAGNAGAAGRIDESGNAVGGNLNNCIQTGAMMLAKEILLEFTGESEVRKWVMQFFNVAKIYRLNDMQQHLLCISKLKGGALKWLHADPMRIIAPIDEMLNQLVLAFGGGFSKSELRQKFEDRVWKPDEVFATYFSEKSILAQDINIDVEELMEGIIRGIPCENLRTQASMHCFTNPAQILRAFAAIKLPIKRVRNHVVKQTAQEAQADKQQRCYNCNVKGHWAKDCLKPKREAGSCYACGSKDHLIAGCPNKKMPYRLWQPYFIFKGKVCAIKSKAYARCKFVCRFK
- the LOC138910921 gene encoding uncharacterized protein isoform X2, with protein sequence MENININDVSIATLKSWLALLNLPTEGTKTELMARLNKVPVDIRDDAAKELEVQRNKEQTIEAQNELQNIMQQQRDEIANGAEMLKLMRLEIEASRKFLEEFQVTVNRNSHIGGSDGGEQESEVGDLLQLEDGHTEERPRSTDGNAGAADYTGTDGNAGAADHAGAAGNAGAAGRIDESGNAVGGNLNNCIQTGAMMLAKEILLEFTGESEVRKWVMQFFNVAKIYRLNDMQQHLLCISKLKGGALKWLHADPMRIIAPIDEMLNQLVLAFGGGFSKSELRQKFEDRVWKPDEVFATYFSEKSILAQDINIDVEELMEGIIRGIPCENLRTQASMHCFTNPAQILRAFAAIKLPIKRVRNHVVKQTAQEAQADKQQRCYNCNVKGHWAKDCLKPKREAGSCYACGSKDHLIAGCPNKKYDMENKYNAL